DNA sequence from the Bradyrhizobium sp. CIAT3101 genome:
GACGAAGCGTATGTCGACTTTGCGCCGGACAATGGACTACGGCTCGTCAACCGCTATTCAAATGTTCTGCTCCTGCGCACGTTCTCGAAAAGTTATGCCACGGCCGGCCTCCGCATTGGTTTTGGCTTCGGTCATCCCGAGCTCATCGGCAGGCTTCGTACCATGCAGAACCTCTTCAACATGAACGTGATTGGTCATGCGGTCGGCATGAGCATCATCGAGCATCGAGACGCGTTCGAGGAGAACCATCAATATGTCGTGCGTGAAAGAGAGCGAACAAGCGTCGCGCTATCAGCACTTGGATTTACCGCATTGCCGTCCCACGCCAACTTTCTGCTAGCTCGCGTGCCCGAAGGACACGACGGCGCGTGGTGGCAAGCCGCACTGCAGAGACGGAACGCGCTTGTTGCGTTCTTTCCCGAAAGCGGTCTGGAGAATTTCATACGCATTAGCATCGGCACAGAAGGGCAAATGGATGCGCTTCTTTCAACCGTCAGTGATATTCTTTCGTCGCCGAACTGACCCCAAACCAATAGCCATCCTGCTTCACTACATGAGGTGATCGAGTGACAAGTACTTTCCCTTCAAAACTTTCGTTCGGCATCTTCGATCACCTGGACGCGGACGGTCATGACGTAGCCAAACAGTATAGCGATCGCCTCCTACTTGCCGAGGCATGCGATCGACTGGGATTCTATGCGTATCATCTAGCAGAGCACCACTGCACTCCGCATGGGAGAAGCCCCGCACCAAATCTGTTCTTGTCGAGCGTCGCACAGCGCACATCACAGCTTCGCGTCGGTCCGATGGTCATGCTGCTTAGTCTTCATCACCCGCTGAGGGCCTTCGAAGAGGCGTGTATGCTGGACCACTTGAGCGGCGGCCGACTTGAGCTTGGCATCGGACGCGGCTCACTTCCAGTGGAATTGGGCTATTTCGGGGTTAGCGCCGAGGCGGCACCAGGCCGTTATGCAGAGGCCAGCGAAATCCTTGTCAAAGCCATGCGAGGCGGCTCGCTCTGCTACGAAGGGGATCACTTCCGGTTGGACGACGTTCCATTGACGCTAACGCCTTATCAGCGACCGCATCCGCCGACATGGATCGCCGTTAATCAACCCGGCTCGGCAAGCTGGGCCGCTGAGATTGGCGCAAACATCGCAAGTATCGGACCTGCATCCTCTGTTCGGAGGATTACTGATGCGTACCGCTCGCGTCGAGAGGTACGTCCAGATGTGAATGGTCAATCGCCGTTTCTTGGCTTGCTCCGCATGGTTGTGGTGGGCAACACTGAAGCAGATGCTTATGCACTTGCTGCGCCGGCTTACGATCGTTGGCTCGAGAGCTTCAAGTTTCTTTATGAGCGCAACAAGATCCCCACTCCACCGAACCTCCCCCTGACTTTCGATGCAGCAATCGAGAGTGAGCTGTGCGTCGCGGGGACCGCCTCTTCGATCAGGCACACTCTTCTTAACCATCTAGAGGAGGCGGGTGCCAATTACCTTCTTTGTCAGCTCGCATTTGGGGACCTCTCTCTGGATGCTTCATTGGCCACGGCAACGATCATTCGCTCCGAAATCATCGCGGGCGCTGGCTGAACATGAGGCTCTGCGTCCCGCTGCCGGCAGCCCCCTTCGGCGCTTCATTTCGGGGGGGGGCGACCGCCAGTTTTGAAGTGAAAAGCAAAACGCTCAGCCGAGCGGTAATGTTCGAAGTTCGCCGCGACAGTTGATAAGCGGATAGCCGTCTCCTGAGCGGACCGCCACGGTTCGGCCGATGAATACTCCGTGCGTGCCGATGACTTGGTAGTGCTGTAAAACGCACTCGAGAGCGCATATTGCGCTTTGCAATAAAGGTACATCGAGAATCCCCTGGACCCAGGGAGCCGTGTCGAACCGTTGGGCTCCTTTAGAGCCATCCCGGCCGGCGAATCGCAGAGCGATGTCCTGATGATCAATAGCAAGGAGGCTCACGCCAAACCTGCCGTTCGCAAGTATCGCATCGTGTGTCCCGGAACTGATGTTGATGCCCACCAGCAAACAGGGCGGTTCTATGCAAATCGAGGCAATAGAACTCACCGTTAACCCACGCCGTGCGAGCGCCGTTCCTGTCGCCACGATGGCAACGCCGCTGGCCAGATTTCGCATGGCCTGGCGAAACTCGGCCGCCTCGATTGATTGAATGTCACTCATGTGGCAAGACAACCGAGGATTTGCATCCCCCTGGTGGGGATGTGCAAGTTCTCGGCTTAGCTGCGTGCGGGCATTGTCTTGCTTGCGGCTCTCGGCGCGCGTGTCGAAGTAACCGGCTTGAGACTTTGCGTGTCATTGATGCGCCCCCTGACTCCAGCGTGATTTATTTGAAATCAGCGCGCGGGTTGCTGCCGTTACGTCGGTCTGCCGCATTAGGCTCTCGCCCACAAGGAAGGTTGCTATACCGGCTCGCGAGAGCCGCTCGAGATCAGTGAACGCACAGATTCCGCTTTCGCTGACAATCAGTCGATCCTTCGGGATGAGGGGTGCTAGCATTTCGCTTGTCTTGAGATTTGTCACAAACGTGCGTAGGTTGCGGTTATTGATACCAATCATCTGCGAGCGAAGTGTCAGGGCGCGATCGAGTTCGCAGCGATCATGGATTTCGATCAACACGTCCATACCGTATGCTAAGGCCGCAGCCTCGAGGTCGCGGGCAGCCTCGTCGTCCAGCGCGGCCATAATCAGCAGAATGCAGTCGGCACCACGGGCGCGAGCTTCGACCACCTGGTAAGTGTCGAAAATGAAATCCTTGCGCAAGACCGGCAGGTTTGTGGCGGCGCGCGCCATCTCCATAAAGTCAAGGTCACCCATAAAAGAGGGTTTGTCCGTTAAGACTGAAAGGCAAGCCGCGCCCCCTGCTTCATACGATCTGGCGAGCGAAGGCGGATGGAAGTCGGCGCGAATGAGCCCCTTCGACGGCGACGCTCTCTTGATTTCAGCGATCAGGGCATAGCCGCCAGATGCGTGCTTTTTGCGAATTGTGTTTAGAAAGCCTCGCGGGGATGGCGCGTACCGTGCGCGCGCGTCGAGCTCGGCGCGCGAAAGCGCGCGTCTTGCCGCTGCAATTTCTTCCCGCTTATAGATCTCAATTCTCGTCAGAATGTCGGGCTCAGCCATCTTGTCTATTCGGCGTTGGAGACTGCGACCAGATGCTTCAGGCGCGCTGCGGCGGCACCACTGTCAAGTGACTCCCGCCCGATAGCGACGCCTTCCTTCAAAGTTGTGGCCCGACCGGCCACTATAAAGGCCCCTGCCGCGTTCAAGAGAGCAACATCGCGATATGGGCCTGGTAGGCCCTCGAGCACGCTTCGTAGTGCTATCGCGTTGGTATGAGGGTCCCCACCCTTCAGCCTCTCCTTTCCGTAACGCGGGAGGCCAGCTTCTTCCGGCGTCACCTCGAACGTGCGAATTTGGCCTTTGTCGAGGGCGCTGACAAAGGTGGGACCGGTGAGCGTCATCTCGTCAAGCCCATCGCAGCCATGCACCACCCACGCCGCT
Encoded proteins:
- a CDS encoding LLM class flavin-dependent oxidoreductase — encoded protein: MTSTFPSKLSFGIFDHLDADGHDVAKQYSDRLLLAEACDRLGFYAYHLAEHHCTPHGRSPAPNLFLSSVAQRTSQLRVGPMVMLLSLHHPLRAFEEACMLDHLSGGRLELGIGRGSLPVELGYFGVSAEAAPGRYAEASEILVKAMRGGSLCYEGDHFRLDDVPLTLTPYQRPHPPTWIAVNQPGSASWAAEIGANIASIGPASSVRRITDAYRSRREVRPDVNGQSPFLGLLRMVVVGNTEADAYALAAPAYDRWLESFKFLYERNKIPTPPNLPLTFDAAIESELCVAGTASSIRHTLLNHLEEAGANYLLCQLAFGDLSLDASLATATIIRSEIIAGAG
- the trpC gene encoding indole-3-glycerol phosphate synthase TrpC yields the protein MAEPDILTRIEIYKREEIAAARRALSRAELDARARYAPSPRGFLNTIRKKHASGGYALIAEIKRASPSKGLIRADFHPPSLARSYEAGGAACLSVLTDKPSFMGDLDFMEMARAATNLPVLRKDFIFDTYQVVEARARGADCILLIMAALDDEAARDLEAAALAYGMDVLIEIHDRCELDRALTLRSQMIGINNRNLRTFVTNLKTSEMLAPLIPKDRLIVSESGICAFTDLERLSRAGIATFLVGESLMRQTDVTAATRALISNKSRWSQGAHQ
- a CDS encoding flavin reductase family protein yields the protein MSDIQSIEAAEFRQAMRNLASGVAIVATGTALARRGLTVSSIASICIEPPCLLVGINISSGTHDAILANGRFGVSLLAIDHQDIALRFAGRDGSKGAQRFDTAPWVQGILDVPLLQSAICALECVLQHYQVIGTHGVFIGRTVAVRSGDGYPLINCRGELRTLPLG